A genomic segment from Flammeovirga pectinis encodes:
- a CDS encoding AGE family epimerase/isomerase, whose product MIKIIKFTVLVVVLISCQSNQNKVVSKGEKYVVSNNLLQFFINYAWNDSIGTFYSEIDNEGKIVSDKVYTVASSRLIYGLAYASQTNQDYLEKATRTFQFQKNHLIGTNKQGYYSLSFAKEPTPTSFDVWQQAYGLCGVSELYRITKNIDLLPTIHDLHKGFIRKFRDPNHKGFWGEFKNGQGVTGSKSLQSLLYPLTAYMINLWNADTVHKTNYEHQLAENIALLYQHAWNEETSWANVKFNDDWTVQKTEENKCAFTVTPGHNFQLAALLLRTASFDFISKENKTKYEALGKHIIDITLQKKIFHLNDISNGFYSEVNPNTNKIIDTRKTWWQHAEAIIALSLYKEKYTREQEDLEEFFYTTFTDRIVGGEYFYVTENDKPITTELKGSIGKSTYHTIEMLRFIEHK is encoded by the coding sequence ATGATTAAAATTATAAAATTTACAGTCTTAGTAGTAGTACTAATTTCTTGTCAGAGTAACCAGAACAAAGTAGTTTCAAAAGGTGAAAAATACGTCGTGTCAAATAACCTACTTCAATTTTTTATTAACTACGCCTGGAACGATTCTATTGGAACATTTTATTCTGAAATTGATAACGAAGGAAAAATAGTTTCTGATAAGGTATACACCGTTGCAAGTAGTCGATTAATTTATGGTTTAGCATATGCATCTCAAACAAATCAAGACTACTTAGAGAAAGCAACAAGAACCTTTCAATTTCAAAAAAATCATTTGATAGGAACTAATAAGCAAGGCTATTATTCGTTGTCTTTTGCAAAAGAACCAACGCCTACATCTTTTGATGTTTGGCAACAAGCATATGGACTTTGTGGCGTATCAGAGTTATATAGAATTACTAAAAACATAGACTTATTGCCTACAATACATGATCTACACAAGGGGTTTATTCGTAAATTTAGAGACCCTAATCATAAAGGTTTTTGGGGTGAATTTAAAAACGGACAAGGCGTTACTGGTTCAAAATCTTTACAGTCTTTGTTGTACCCATTGACTGCCTATATGATCAACCTTTGGAATGCAGATACCGTGCACAAAACTAACTATGAACATCAATTGGCTGAAAATATAGCTTTATTGTATCAGCATGCTTGGAATGAAGAAACTTCTTGGGCAAATGTCAAATTTAATGATGATTGGACAGTACAAAAAACAGAAGAAAATAAATGTGCTTTTACTGTAACACCTGGCCATAATTTCCAATTGGCAGCATTACTTTTAAGAACTGCTTCTTTTGATTTTATATCTAAAGAAAACAAGACAAAATATGAAGCATTAGGCAAACATATAATAGATATCACTCTGCAAAAAAAGATCTTTCATTTGAATGATATTAGCAATGGTTTCTATTCTGAAGTTAATCCAAATACAAACAAAATTATTGATACTAGAAAAACGTGGTGGCAACATGCTGAGGCTATTATTGCTTTATCGTTATATAAAGAAAAGTATACAAGAGAACAAGAAGATTTAGAAGAATTTTTCTACACTACTTTTACTGACCGTATAGTTGGTGGTGAATATTTTTATGTAACAGAAAATGATAAACCAATTACTACAGAACTTAAAGGTAGCATTGGTAAATCTACTTACCACACTATAGAAATGTTACGTTTTATAGAACATAAATAA
- a CDS encoding SusC/RagA family TonB-linked outer membrane protein: MKRLNFLQRTKLKKLVLVSILMIYSGLAFAQERVIKGTITGEGEPLPGVNVFVKGTTNGTVTDINGVYSINVPDDVTLVYNYVGYIVVEKVVNKQTNINVDLKPDLELLDEIVVIGYGEQKRKEVTGAVNNVTSETISRTPSADLANALQGQVAGVNVQAASGAPGEPANIQIRGVGSLAGSREPLYVVDGIPYQGNPNIAPSQIKTIDILKDGASAAIYGVRASNGVILITTKTGDPGRVKVDFTAWGGVQNITSGTELMDTHQQFYYDEVRSEARGIPSSVLAVNPRALENNTDFVGGIQNDNAPIQNYELNVSSGKGGLQVNANVNYFNQEGVIINSGYERMATRLTGSINKDKFKMFASVGFQNETRQREPWAIYENAIRQKPWSTPIQDLPTNGDIIQVPDQNEITYSYLSGILSNTDEENINRLNLAFNASYEFFKGFTYQLRAGSNIYNSKRKQFQPKYIVYDAAGNYSPGSSRPQARLDEGYVWNNRFTLENVLNYSKSFGDHNLNVTATYSMEQFVNEYSGIGVAHATNGNNDIQVLGAAAETSNPTGGRNVNALVGMMGRLQYNYKSKYLLSVSLRRDGTSQFSANNRYEVFPGVSLGWNIDQEEFWNVGFMNGFKIRGSYAQLGNNRVGGNPYVSIPVIESGVNYLYGASGTLTPGLTQRRFANPDLSWETSIAKNIGIDLAFFENKIQFTADIYENDKQDMILGQQLPLSAGANVTRRQAELVQYRTYTVNAGNMVNRGIELSLNYNHKTKSDFSYSIGATFTKNQNEITNLNGIERGYAGGRPSLTHNWMDNTTFMAVGHEAASFFLVKTDGIIKTEEELVAYQDAINPNARLGDVRYVDYNQDGVIDDNDRQYAGSGLPDFEAGISGNFEYKGFDFYIQGYYSHGAEIINGSRLYAYAEGRHTELVGMWSPQNSASNTPISLDRQSENVRSYSDLWVEDGTYFRIRTMTLGYNFGKLIGEKTGITRARLYVSSVNPFTFTNYTGYDPEVGGDGLSLRGVDRGNYPVTRQFLVGAQISF; encoded by the coding sequence ATGAAAAGACTAAATTTTTTGCAGCGTACAAAGCTTAAGAAACTAGTTTTAGTATCAATACTAATGATATACTCGGGGTTAGCTTTTGCCCAAGAGAGAGTCATAAAAGGTACTATCACAGGGGAGGGAGAACCTCTTCCAGGTGTAAACGTTTTTGTTAAAGGAACTACTAATGGTACTGTTACAGATATCAATGGTGTGTACTCTATTAATGTTCCTGATGATGTAACACTAGTCTATAACTATGTTGGTTATATTGTAGTGGAAAAGGTTGTTAATAAACAAACTAATATTAATGTTGATTTAAAACCCGACTTAGAACTACTTGATGAGATTGTTGTAATTGGTTATGGTGAACAGAAAAGAAAAGAAGTTACTGGTGCTGTAAATAATGTAACATCAGAAACGATTAGTAGAACTCCTTCTGCAGATTTAGCAAATGCACTTCAAGGACAAGTTGCAGGTGTGAACGTTCAAGCAGCAAGTGGTGCTCCAGGTGAGCCTGCAAACATTCAAATTAGAGGTGTTGGTTCTTTGGCAGGGTCAAGAGAACCGTTGTATGTAGTAGATGGTATTCCTTACCAAGGTAATCCAAATATTGCACCGAGCCAGATTAAAACTATCGATATCTTAAAAGATGGTGCTTCTGCGGCTATTTATGGTGTAAGAGCATCTAATGGTGTAATTCTTATTACAACAAAAACAGGTGATCCAGGAAGAGTAAAAGTTGATTTTACAGCTTGGGGTGGTGTACAGAACATTACTTCTGGTACTGAATTAATGGATACGCACCAACAGTTTTACTACGATGAAGTAAGATCTGAAGCAAGAGGTATTCCTTCTTCTGTTTTAGCAGTAAATCCAAGAGCATTAGAAAATAATACCGATTTTGTTGGTGGTATTCAAAATGATAATGCACCAATTCAGAATTACGAATTAAATGTTTCTTCTGGAAAGGGAGGTTTACAAGTAAATGCAAACGTAAACTACTTTAACCAAGAAGGTGTAATTATTAATTCTGGTTATGAGCGTATGGCTACACGTTTAACGGGTAGTATAAATAAAGATAAATTTAAGATGTTCGCATCTGTTGGTTTCCAAAACGAAACTCGTCAGAGAGAACCTTGGGCAATTTATGAAAATGCAATTCGTCAGAAACCTTGGAGTACACCAATTCAAGATCTTCCAACAAACGGAGATATTATTCAGGTGCCAGATCAGAACGAAATTACATATAGTTACCTATCAGGTATTTTATCTAATACTGATGAGGAAAACATTAACAGATTGAACTTAGCGTTTAATGCTTCTTATGAATTCTTTAAAGGATTTACTTATCAATTAAGAGCAGGTAGTAACATCTACAATTCTAAGCGTAAGCAATTTCAGCCTAAATACATAGTATATGATGCAGCTGGAAACTACAGTCCTGGTTCATCTAGACCTCAAGCTCGTTTAGATGAAGGTTATGTTTGGAACAACAGATTTACTTTAGAGAATGTATTAAACTACAGCAAGTCTTTTGGAGACCATAACTTAAATGTTACTGCTACCTATTCAATGGAGCAATTTGTAAATGAATATTCTGGAATTGGTGTAGCACATGCTACTAATGGTAACAATGATATTCAGGTGTTAGGTGCTGCAGCAGAAACGAGTAACCCAACAGGTGGTAGAAACGTGAATGCTCTTGTTGGTATGATGGGTAGATTACAATACAACTATAAGAGTAAGTATTTACTATCAGTATCATTAAGACGTGACGGTACTTCGCAGTTCTCTGCTAATAACAGATACGAAGTATTCCCAGGTGTTTCTTTAGGTTGGAATATTGACCAAGAAGAATTCTGGAATGTAGGTTTTATGAATGGCTTTAAAATTAGAGGAAGTTATGCTCAATTAGGTAACAATAGAGTTGGAGGTAACCCTTACGTATCTATTCCAGTTATTGAAAGTGGTGTAAACTATTTATATGGGGCTTCTGGAACTTTAACACCAGGTTTAACACAAAGAAGGTTTGCTAACCCAGATTTATCATGGGAAACAAGTATTGCTAAAAACATTGGTATTGACTTAGCTTTCTTTGAAAACAAGATTCAGTTTACTGCTGATATTTATGAGAATGACAAGCAAGACATGATCCTTGGACAGCAATTACCATTATCTGCAGGTGCAAACGTAACACGTAGACAAGCAGAGTTAGTACAGTACAGAACGTATACGGTAAATGCGGGTAACATGGTGAACAGAGGTATTGAACTTTCATTAAACTATAATCATAAAACAAAGTCTGACTTTAGTTATAGTATTGGTGCAACGTTTACTAAAAACCAAAACGAGATTACAAACTTAAATGGTATTGAAAGAGGTTATGCAGGTGGTAGACCATCATTAACGCACAACTGGATGGATAATACAACATTTATGGCTGTAGGACATGAAGCGGCTTCTTTCTTCTTAGTAAAAACAGATGGAATTATTAAAACAGAAGAAGAGTTAGTTGCTTATCAAGATGCAATAAATCCAAACGCTCGTTTAGGAGATGTTAGATATGTTGATTACAACCAAGATGGTGTAATTGATGATAACGATAGACAATATGCGGGTTCTGGTCTTCCAGATTTTGAAGCGGGTATTTCTGGTAACTTCGAATACAAAGGATTTGATTTCTATATCCAAGGTTACTATTCTCATGGTGCTGAAATTATTAACGGATCAAGATTATATGCTTACGCAGAAGGTAGACATACTGAATTAGTAGGTATGTGGAGTCCACAAAACTCAGCTTCTAATACGCCAATCTCTTTAGATAGACAATCAGAAAACGTAAGATCATACTCAGATTTATGGGTAGAAGATGGTACTTACTTCCGTATTAGAACAATGACATTAGGTTATAATTTTGGTAAACTAATAGGCGAGAAAACAGGAATTACTAGAGCTAGACTTTATGTATCATCTGTTAATCCATTCACTTTCACAAACTACACAGGTTATGATCCTGAAGTTGGTGGAGACGGACTATCTTTAAGAGGTGTTGACCGTGGAAATTACCCTGTTACAAGACAATTCTTGGTGGGTGCGCAAATTAGTTTCTAA
- a CDS encoding RagB/SusD family nutrient uptake outer membrane protein, with protein sequence MNTFNKIIATTLAAGSLLMSGCNPDDFLTEVNPNAITEDTFWKTEGDAEAALTTVYAALQYPCISGGNLTYEMAKSDIVGTNDWTRHFSFTEFTTADNEHAVLGTWAELYSGIFRANQVIDNIPTMEALSEERKIEIVAQAKFLRAFYYFNLIHTYGQAVIKLDSKATNHNIGLSTQQDVQEQVILPDLEYAIEHLPILLESQQLGRVARGAAITLLGKTYLYNQEWDLAAAEFKKVIDSGLYTLVPNFMDNFRGDIAFNSESIFEVPYDGSINPGTANADMTDDDPNNSGGESSGMSRTYGPYSLGGGK encoded by the coding sequence ATGAATACTTTTAATAAAATAATAGCAACGACATTGGCGGCAGGAAGCTTACTAATGTCGGGGTGTAATCCAGACGATTTTTTAACTGAGGTTAATCCAAATGCGATTACAGAAGATACATTTTGGAAAACGGAAGGAGATGCAGAAGCTGCTTTAACAACGGTATATGCTGCATTACAATATCCGTGTATTAGTGGGGGTAACCTTACTTATGAAATGGCAAAAAGTGATATCGTTGGTACAAACGATTGGACACGCCATTTTAGTTTTACTGAATTTACTACAGCAGATAATGAACATGCTGTTTTAGGTACATGGGCGGAGTTATATTCTGGTATTTTTAGAGCCAACCAAGTGATTGATAATATTCCTACCATGGAAGCATTATCGGAGGAAAGAAAAATTGAAATTGTTGCTCAGGCAAAATTTTTAAGAGCTTTCTATTACTTTAATTTGATACATACTTATGGTCAGGCAGTAATTAAATTAGATTCAAAAGCTACGAATCATAATATTGGGTTATCTACACAACAAGATGTGCAGGAGCAAGTAATATTACCTGATTTAGAATATGCGATAGAGCACCTTCCAATCTTATTGGAAAGTCAACAATTAGGACGTGTAGCTCGTGGAGCAGCAATCACTTTACTTGGTAAAACATATCTATATAACCAAGAATGGGATTTAGCAGCAGCAGAATTTAAAAAAGTAATAGACTCAGGTCTGTATACTTTAGTGCCTAACTTTATGGATAACTTTAGAGGTGATATTGCTTTTAACTCAGAGTCTATTTTTGAAGTTCCTTACGATGGTTCTATCAATCCTGGTACTGCAAATGCAGACATGACAGATGATGACCCGAACAACTCTGGTGGTGAATCTTCAGGTATGTCTAGAACATACGGGCCTTACTCTTTAGGGGGTGGCAAATGA
- a CDS encoding RagB/SusD family nutrient uptake outer membrane protein, protein MPTYFMHELMTADSVANSTAHSSRYTATLAGIDAEGLYYNKTTAELKAEVGRRWAFGESSYIKKYSNWYHQDLEDPEWRSSINYKQFRLSDVYLMYAEAVLEGKGDITTAIEYIDKVRTRAGVVTLQDYIATNGTIPQLHVSKDLYGTRPEVSATVDNVRTHLRMVERPTELAFENSRWRDLVRWGIVQSVFTKHHEDEVVRIDRGPDPNKAPLYIQARIRPDFVNNYSFYVAEKHDYFPIPAAEIQANEAL, encoded by the coding sequence ATGCCAACGTATTTTATGCACGAGTTAATGACAGCAGATTCTGTTGCAAACTCTACAGCACATTCTTCTAGATATACTGCAACTTTAGCTGGTATTGATGCGGAAGGTTTATACTACAATAAAACAACTGCAGAATTAAAAGCAGAAGTAGGTAGAAGATGGGCATTTGGTGAAAGTAGTTACATTAAAAAGTACTCTAATTGGTACCACCAAGATTTAGAAGATCCTGAATGGAGATCGTCTATTAATTACAAGCAATTCCGTTTATCTGATGTGTACTTAATGTATGCAGAAGCGGTATTAGAAGGTAAAGGTGATATTACTACTGCAATAGAATATATTGATAAAGTGAGAACACGTGCAGGCGTAGTTACTTTACAAGATTATATTGCAACAAATGGAACAATTCCTCAGTTGCATGTAAGTAAGGACCTATACGGAACACGCCCAGAAGTATCTGCTACTGTAGATAACGTTAGAACTCACCTTAGAATGGTAGAAAGACCAACAGAATTGGCTTTCGAAAACTCTAGATGGAGAGATCTTGTAAGATGGGGGATTGTACAAAGTGTTTTTACAAAGCACCATGAAGATGAAGTAGTAAGAATTGATAGAGGTCCAGATCCTAACAAAGCTCCACTTTACATTCAGGCAAGAATACGCCCAGACTTTGTAAACAACTATAGTTTTTATGTAGCTGAGAAACACGATTATTTCCCAATTCCAGCCGCAGAAATTCAAGCAAACGAAGCTTTATAA
- a CDS encoding Ig-like domain-containing protein, translating to MKSPRQHFRTNFLKHLVTGIMSLLIIGSAAAQQPLKTENASDQWSIKWNASDEFNSSTPDWAKWIRTGNLPNTTAWKWDNANNVVINNGVAELTMRQNANNANDGNTFFKSGILKTYNTFTYGYFEAKIKGADIGEGVCPSFWLYSNFDYSVGEGKTVYSEIDVVELQQFDWYEGHQDDIQDMDLNLHAVVKENGQGVWRRPKAYPEAQLNKWRAPWDPTEDYHVYGCEVNEEEIIWYVDGVERGRKPNTFWHRPMNVTLSLGLRKPFVKFYDNRNNAVNPETDPQAAAKLSGMPTTMYVDYVRVWLKSDEVTPPPPSLGVGVIGNPSFETGDLTNWDASYGVASVVNNNAQDGSKAGTIDNASIAQIVTLKANTSYTISSYSKVGASGTKAFMGVNKASTNEFIQNYEFASTTYSKGEITITTGATEETYRIWFWSQGQAYCDNFTLVEVDGEDNGGNEGPTDIAVTGVTINSSSITLNEGDTQSLSATVLPSNATNKAVTWSVVNNTIASVNNNGLVTALSEGTTSVRVTTADGAKQAVCTITVNSTSTGGGNGTLPEVGQVISLITNAGNYVTVNTGSGTALQGTQSSVSTKEQFRVVDGNGYLGLQSVATSKYVTTASNNAVKCGASGVFERQKYTIELSGNGIIVKSKINGNYWSVNTSSSNALNADASSANGAEVFTWEEVGSSARKLDNYVALEQEISIYPNPYTMGLLMINFGQTINGKVNIIDLSGKVVFTSSITDQQSITISKSELAVDKGLYIIQLIGDNLSTSKKLIIE from the coding sequence ATGAAATCACCAAGACAACATTTTAGAACTAACTTTCTAAAACACCTCGTAACAGGGATTATGAGTTTGTTGATCATAGGATCGGCAGCAGCTCAGCAACCTCTAAAAACTGAAAATGCTTCTGACCAATGGTCAATTAAATGGAATGCTTCTGATGAATTTAATAGCTCCACTCCAGATTGGGCAAAATGGATTCGTACGGGCAACTTACCAAACACAACAGCATGGAAATGGGACAATGCTAACAATGTAGTTATCAATAATGGTGTTGCAGAACTTACAATGCGCCAAAATGCTAACAATGCAAATGATGGTAATACGTTTTTTAAATCTGGTATTTTAAAAACGTACAACACTTTTACTTACGGTTATTTTGAAGCAAAAATTAAAGGAGCTGATATTGGTGAAGGTGTTTGTCCATCTTTCTGGTTGTACAGTAACTTTGACTATTCTGTAGGAGAAGGTAAAACTGTTTACAGCGAAATTGATGTTGTAGAATTGCAACAATTTGATTGGTATGAAGGGCACCAAGATGATATCCAAGATATGGATTTAAACCTTCATGCTGTCGTAAAAGAAAATGGACAAGGTGTTTGGAGACGTCCTAAAGCATATCCAGAAGCACAATTAAATAAATGGAGAGCACCATGGGACCCTACAGAAGACTACCATGTTTATGGTTGTGAAGTAAACGAAGAAGAGATTATTTGGTATGTAGATGGAGTAGAAAGAGGAAGAAAGCCAAATACTTTCTGGCATAGACCAATGAACGTAACTTTGTCTTTAGGACTTAGAAAGCCTTTTGTTAAGTTTTATGATAACAGAAATAATGCTGTTAATCCAGAAACGGATCCTCAAGCTGCAGCAAAACTTTCTGGAATGCCAACAACAATGTATGTAGATTATGTACGTGTTTGGTTAAAATCAGATGAGGTAACCCCTCCACCTCCAAGTTTAGGAGTGGGTGTTATTGGTAACCCAAGTTTTGAAACTGGAGATCTTACAAACTGGGATGCAAGTTATGGTGTTGCTTCTGTTGTAAATAATAATGCACAAGATGGTTCTAAAGCAGGAACTATTGATAATGCAAGTATTGCACAAATCGTTACATTAAAAGCGAATACATCGTATACTATTTCTAGTTATTCAAAAGTAGGAGCCTCAGGAACTAAAGCATTTATGGGTGTGAACAAAGCATCTACTAATGAGTTTATTCAAAACTACGAATTTGCGTCTACTACATATTCTAAAGGTGAAATTACAATAACAACAGGTGCTACTGAAGAAACCTACCGTATTTGGTTCTGGTCTCAAGGACAAGCCTATTGTGATAACTTTACTTTGGTAGAAGTAGATGGTGAAGATAATGGAGGTAATGAAGGGCCAACTGATATTGCAGTAACTGGCGTTACTATTAATTCATCATCAATCACTTTAAATGAAGGAGATACTCAATCATTATCTGCAACTGTATTACCGTCTAATGCAACAAACAAAGCCGTTACTTGGAGTGTAGTAAATAATACTATTGCTTCTGTAAACAACAATGGTTTAGTTACAGCATTATCAGAAGGTACAACATCAGTACGTGTTACTACTGCAGATGGAGCAAAACAAGCAGTTTGTACAATTACAGTTAATTCAACATCTACTGGTGGAGGAAATGGAACATTACCAGAAGTTGGTCAGGTAATCTCTTTAATAACAAATGCAGGTAATTATGTAACAGTAAATACTGGTTCTGGTACAGCTTTACAAGGAACGCAATCTTCTGTAAGTACAAAAGAACAATTTAGAGTTGTAGACGGTAATGGTTATTTAGGATTACAATCTGTAGCAACTAGTAAATATGTAACTACTGCTTCAAATAACGCAGTAAAATGTGGAGCATCTGGTGTTTTTGAAAGACAGAAATATACCATTGAATTAAGTGGAAATGGTATAATTGTTAAATCAAAAATTAATGGTAATTATTGGTCAGTAAATACATCTTCTTCAAATGCTTTAAATGCAGATGCTTCATCAGCTAATGGTGCTGAAGTATTTACATGGGAAGAAGTGGGTTCATCGGCAAGAAAGTTAGATAACTATGTTGCATTAGAACAAGAAATTAGTATTTACCCTAACCCATATACAATGGGACTATTAATGATCAATTTTGGCCAAACTATTAATGGTAAAGTAAATATTATTGATTTAAGTGGAAAAGTAGTATTCACTTCGTCAATAACAGATCAACAATCTATTACAATTTCTAAATCAGAATTAGCAGTAGATAAAGGTTTGTATATCATTCAATTAATTGGAGATAACTTATCAACATCGAAAAAATTAATTATCGAATAA